ttgaggtcccaaaggtgtggtccaagtaaggtggacagtctggattttctgcactaATCCAAcaacaatccaccctggacatgttagaattctaaaatttattaaaatagttttgggtgtgtaaaaattataaaaaaatttacaggAAGGTGTAcgacccatggtaggacccaacttcaaaattttggggccaatggacacctgtacacaccatagtggtggctggaccggcccattacaacatggtgtccagatcagtctgattttcaggACAAATTgaattctttaaatgaattaaaatatttatagatgttcaaaaattataaaattttgtaagGGTGTGGTTCACCTATgggagtatcactctgtaaaatttcagccccaactgacctcatttgggcatccaaaagaatgggccaagatagttggactgccagattttctgctgtgcagtccaacaatatgccttgataaaaccataatttaaaaatatttcatttaatggtgggccacctctttGAGTTtcctctcattgtatgcatgatgaggggccttggccctcaatttccagagttttagaggccctggacccactccaatggagtgcccaaatttaggacagcaacatgttataattatgcttggcctttggactgacattttgaggagtgaggcccactacattgtgaagatcttagaaggaataatttatacctttaatTCTTTAAatattgggcttaataaatgcacttttgaggcccaccgcagttgaatttaattaggtccatgaatgtagctagctGTTGAACTCTTTATGCCCGATTGGGTTGGGACTTTCcaaataggcccattgaactcttgagccatttttttaccatactattgtgttgggttagtgggccggattacacaagtagatgggcccttggttgcccaacaaatcaactttaatacttgggctaggttgtaggcccaacttacttgactaagagcatgacatttgcccgtgtggtttgagcaatgggttgcccactaggtcaccacaatatatgggattagtggcctttatgttgagccctaacctttcccctatgggcccataatagtaattatgagttgggctatgtgtgtttcccttggacccatgttctgTATAGGCCTTAGGCCGCCCTTtctaaagcccaacatgagtgtttgtggtatgactaaggctgcccgtttcttatttctgatgttgcgtggtccTTGAGCCTTGATACATGATCAATTaaagatgggctacctcttggggactaattgtggttggatgtccacattggtggccctaaggtaggcccatgggcttctatgggtggttaaaggtctaccatagacccttgctaggcccgtttcatctatttaagcccataccattgttctccttagtctcatgggctaccctaggtatatgggccccccactagaggttgtattccttataaggaattagttaagtacctagacccttcatagttaggtagagagttcatcttcacctcattggcacccctattcatcttcatgggccactcccatacgcatcatatgcatgcttggttgagttgtgattggccatggttgtgtcattgtgtaggacatgttggtatctccccgagagatggatgcttgggattgatgcatgggtgattgtgtgattcatgcatctagcattgcatagcttgtggatatctgccgttacttcatcagggccttacctccacaggggtatttgtAGATGGCCGTATGactagacaccgaaaatattagttgagcataccgggtgcataggatgcccatgggtgaaattctcaaaacttccatggtaccaaggatctgctccaacgccgtgaacAGGTGGaacacatgagcgcacgagggccttataccgttaggccgcgactcccactgtcgtgtagtcagttggataggggtgtggccttacctgcctggtgtgaggaggtatTACTAGGATGAGTCTgcccagctcgtaaatgggtccactaccttcaggccttgttagtgattgattgtccacaggcgggtagtgaggtctcttacgctcgtttgactatgcggggtctgcagagcggcagtcattcagcagtgtaatggaccctggtgattccttattattggaaatgtacttaacttatggtttggatatgagcactgacattacttgcatcgcattagcattggctgtacaagccccccttcatacattgccttggtatgacactcattactcattgcatcgcattcatggtaagccttggtaaggatagtgatatactcattgatcatgcttctctccttataccttctactattcttctgtgcaccattgtcacacacttacaccaccctctaagcttctataagcttatgcacgattgatgcgtgcaggagactctaggtaggcgctgtagcagcagagcgtggagtagagttgagcagtgaggactccagtgttgctgatttctctctcttttccttttattctcatgtatgtccttttggaccttatggatgatgtaaaagtttaaatttttagtgaattttgcgatgtgtgcctttgttattcttagatgtatttgctgtgatcttgggtatgctcgtattgaaaatgattatactgttatgaaaatcctccttataggattccaggACCGAAACCtacctcaagagccgagaatggggtcctACGGAAGCTGTTGCGGTCAGAACTGGCAATTgtgttccttgtgagtccggttaccgagtctggggcgtgacaacaagtGATTCTAAATCAGTGGTATATACCATCTCTAATCTTGTTCTATCCTCCTGGTCCATGTGGTATTGGAGGATTAGGATCGAGTCCCTAAGGAGCATTTTGGAGGTGCACTTCGCCCATACCCCTAGGGAGGCGAACACTGCCCTGGATTTCCTGGCATAATTGGGGAGTGACGGGTAAGTGGACCATCGGTACAGAATGTTAGGTGATCTCCCCCCAACTATTCGAGGTTCTTTATTCCTTGACAAAATTGAATTGGGGAGCCTGCAGGTGGGCTGAATTTGTCTCAGTTTTCcagattctttttcttcttactATAGGTGGGCCCAACCAGTTCGAGCCTGCCCGGAAGCTTAGGCTGGATAGTTGTTGTATTCTCATTTTGGTATGAATATATTAcaccttaaaaataaataaataaatccgtAACCTCATGTATGTATTGGAACAAATACATGTATTCCAAAGTACATGTATTGgaataaatacatatatttcataAAGTTCATGAATTGAAACACATATATGTATTCCCATAAAGTGCATTAAGTTAACAAAAAGTAGGATGCAACCTCTTGATGAACTACAATTTAGTAGTAATCGATGGAAGCAACCACCAAAGCTGGAGCTGCACTTGATCCAAACATGAATCTAGGCCATGCAAAAGAGCAGCAACGAAGTTGATCTTTAATCAAAGCAGATTTTTTAAAAATGGCAGATCTGCTTTCTGGATTGATTAAAGAACAATACCAACGCTGAAGGTATATGACTGCCAAACCCAATGGCCGAAAACTGATTGCCGATCACTGATCAAGGCCCAAATGTCTAACGATTATTGGCTCAACAACATACGTTGATTCTCAAGTACCGGACGGCTCGGATTCAATTGATTCAGCATTAACAGATGATGCACGACATCTTTTATATCATTAAAACTCAACTGGTTCTGATCTAAAAACgaagagatcgagagagagggtagATATTACCAGCAGTCAGTAGCAGAGATTATAATACTTGTAGGACTGCTGTGGATATGAATGTACCAAATTGCAAGGTTTGCTTAGCAAacaatgctctgataccatgaggTATTGcaatgaaagaaagagaaggagagatagAGAGGTATATCAACTCAGGAGAAGAAAAGGTATGGAGGACCCTAGATCTTATTAAACATACAATGATAGCGGGTCTAACCCATGTGGTCCATGTTGGGCCTAGTAGGCTTTCTAACATGGGCCGGACCTGCCTATTCAAGTGCTATTAAACAACTTATTCTACTCAATTCACTTATTCTAGTCGTGATTTTCTATGAGTTACTAGTGGGATCACAACTCTAGAAAACCACAATTATTCAAAGTTTCATCAAACATGATCCAAATCAAAGATCCAGAACACATTCATGGCGTTTTCAGAAATCCTCTAGCAATGCTCCCACTACCACCTTCTGGAAAGAAACCGCCAGGCTTGCTTTCATCGCCAGTCCCGTAGACCGTCCTTAGAATCTCGGCAGGCGTCCGTGCATACGATAAAGAATCTGCATTCGCCGATAAGATGTTGCTAGTGGTCTTATTCTCCGCACCGAGCTGTAGTGGGACGAAAAGGCCTTCGTCTTTGATGCCACAGTTTGCCAGTCTGTTTCGCAGGTCCGATACACGGGCTGTGAATTCAGCCACCGTGCGTTTGTAAGGAAGCACAAGCTCGTCAGCTCGCTCGTAGAGTAAAGCTCGAATTACGGCATCTTGACCCGCTTCCACTCCTAAAAGCCCAGCCAACAACTGCATAAAAATGGTGCACCAATGTCAGCTATACAACCCAAATTCAATGTATAAACCAGATTGGTGCACTTGATTATCAATCTAGTCCGTTGAATAGATGGGATaggtatgataaaaaaaaataaaaaaaaataataaataaataaataaaactgttTTATTAAATTAACACTGATCAGATGGAAGTTTATGAACTCTATGCACATGACCTTTGGCCAAACCTTTTCAGGTTATAAATTTGCTTCCTCAAATTTGGCCCACGTGAAAATGGACCTAAATGATTCTTGTGATCGTTCATGTAATATATCCTTATCATGGATAGGCCTTAGGTAAAGGGTCACGTCAGTCAAAATCAATATAGAGATGAGTGTCTAGGATTTCACACAAATGGACCACATGTAGTGGTTAGATCAAAAGGGTTGCACCATCGCCCTCATGTACCGTACCACACAGAGTTgcacaaaaagaaagaaatggacgGTAAACTTACTCTTTTTGAAACGTAGCCGTTGATATTTGGGTTAGTGCCCACGTAGCCCACAAGTCCCACGTATGGAATGACATAAGAAGCAAGAAGGTAATTAACGCTGCTGATGTAAGGATCAAAAGGTGGGCTGAGTGGCTTTTCAAATGCATTATCAAATATAGTAGCAAAATTCTTAGAGCTTATGTCGATGAGGGGCCTTGGAAATCCGCCAACAGTTGATTTAAtggccctgaaaaaaaaaaatacacaactCAAACAACCTTTCaggaaaagaataataaaaaacaaaaaaaaatgatatttgctGCATCTATGAGTGATTGAATGTTTGTACATCTGCTAGCTTATATGTGCTACACATGCGCGTGCACGTGGGAGAGAAGAGAGCAAGAAATGCAAATATCACAACAGCTGGCACGTCAcgagtgggacgcggattgcgtcctacccccgcgcggacggtaatccatccggacagggctctgtgggggccacagtgatgtaagtgttttatccactcagttcatcgtttttctcatatcattttaagaaatgagccaaaaaaatgaggcaggaacaagctcaagtggaccacaaattggggattgaacttccaccattaaaaacttcttgagagctagagaagtttcggatgaagctgatatttgttttttgcgcttcatccacgtctacatgaccttatgaatagtttttatggtaaaaaaaaaaaaaatcaccgtggcccttagaaaggtttcaacggtgagtgtcattatcactacagcttcctttggtgtggtccattggagctgtgaaCCTACTCAATGTTTtgaatcataccttaaaatgatctgagaaaaacgattaacagcgtggataaaacacttacatcactgtggtcccACAGAGCCCTGTCCGGACcggacgggggtaggacgcaatccgcgtccgtcacgATTCCCCTTCTACTTCCTTCCTCATAATTTAAGTATTTTTTTACTATATTTTCAAAGTTCTTTTCACCCTTTTCCCTCTACGCCAATAGACAGAATTTACTATCCATTGGTGGCTGCATTCCGAAAAACTTGACTCACCGACAGCAAGGCTAGTATGATAAGAAAATTTATGTGTGGTCCGATTAATGGGCCAGTCAAGCTGGTTTTAGAATAAGGTGGTCCTCATTAGTGGGGCGAACCTTTGATGGATGGATATCTCTCAAAATACAATAGGATATGagagaattagagagagagagagagagagggagagagagacctcAAATGGCCAACTTCCTCATAACCAAATTCTTCGATGATCTGATGTGTAAGGCGGTCGAGGTTGGCTTTCTTACCTCCGAtaggaggtgggccaccctgGGCTATTTCAGGAGCAACCCCATCTAGACCGTACCCTAGCGCTCCATACAGGAAAAACTCAGCCTCCAAGTACTCCAAATTGAGAGCGAACTGTATTTTGTCCACATCATCAGGGAATATCGGAGTCCCATTTAGTGGTGGAGGAGATACACATGCTGGGTCTTCTGTCAGACACCCCGGCGCAAAATAGCCTAagcagagaaagaagaaaagcaaaGAAACAGAGAAGCCCGATACAGCCATCGAAATTCCTTAATTTCTCTATATGGGAATAGATATTGAGTGAGAGAAGTGCTATCGAGCCATGGTATTTATACTTGAAAAACAAGATCCACGTAAGTCAATTTACGCAAATTACGAAGATTGTGTAGCCGCCGCTTCAAGATTTTTTCCATCTTCTATTAACGTCAGCTGGCACGTACAAGCTCTATCTTATCGTAATAAGacatgctctgtggggcccactatgctgaacatgtgaaatccactccgtccatcagcttctgTCCTTGATTCTAGGCACTGGAGAAAATAATTAGCCGGACCTGTGGGCGACACCACAGGGAATAATGGGAATGGGATGCCAATCATAGGTTCGCCCGTGGGGCCAACCTGATATCTATCTTTCATCAAATTCGTTCATCAGGTGAAAATCACCAGGATGAAGTGAATTTAAGAAATTATGCATGATTGGAAACTTAGGCGGGCCACACTACGTGAAAGGTTACAGGAGCCATTTTACATTTTCCAAATGGTGTAGCCCATCAGAATTCTTTTTTCGGGCTcatatgtatacacacacacacgacaTTGGTAGGCGTATGCGCAGATAAGTCGGTCCTATCGTGGCCATTGTATCCGTGTATACACGTCGTGTACGGAATATGCACCTTTGTCTTTATAGGATGTAGGAAGCGCCTATTATATACGCCATACATGGACAAGATGCACCTTTTTCTTTATAAACAAGATAAAAAATTAAGATCTTAACACATCTATACACTAAACAAGATGCACAGGAGTTTAGGCCCAGTATAACGTTGATCCGTGCCGTCCAAGTGATGGGCCATTAGGTAGTGCGCTCAGAGCAAGTTATAGTGCTTCTAGTTGCATTGGAACACCTGGACTTTCAGTCCATTGATATAGGCTGTTCGTTAGGTTCAGCGCATCTTTCACGAGCTATCATTCAAACATCACACTAATCTAACAACCGGCTTTTGTGTTGCATAGACCTAATTTACTATCCACCCTTTTTCATTGGACCCAAAAAATCTTAAGCATCAAAGTAGACCTCTGTTCATACAGACTAatcaaaaaatacaaaaatgcccctgcttttaaTAGCTTTCTACTCACTTTTGTAAAAGCAGAATTACTCttgcaaaacaaaaaaaaaaagggcaatttCATCCTACTTAAGGTTTTGGGACATCGCCAAATCACACGGGTAAAAGGCAGCATCTCAAGCCACAATTATTTCTCTAACAAATATGAACTGTTTGGTGAATGGTATTTAATATGGACGGTTAACATCAACTACTAAAACTAGGTGTAATCAACCATTTGATCTATCTTTATGTTAAGGCCataatggattgcttatgattctaaaacatcacttttgttaggcaattgtaaccatcccatccatgactTTGAATACTGATGgctgtagaaaaaaaaaatgcaaataaaaaatgGACTGGATCATCTGATAAGTCCGAGTTTTGTACAAAATCCCTGTGAATGTATCTTaatttaatggacagttcagataaaTCGATTGAACTGTCTGTATGCATAGCattcaactaggagcactataacttatagtgctgtgaaagcactggagcatttctctacaCGATGATgataggagtggattaggtgaggccgGGCCCTTGCCATAgagcccactctgatgtatgtattttataaccatgccatccatgcatttttttgggatcattttaggcccgagtccaaaattgaaatatatccaaacTTGACGCAAACCTAttatatattaaataaataaataaaaaataaataaaaaataaaaaataaaaaaaaacatggtaAACACTTAAAAGCTTCCTGTGGGCTAttaaagttttggaccaagactatatttattttttccctacaATTAAGTTTATATGACCTGATTAAtaagttggatagaaaataaacattacctaaATGTtggggtgggccctaggaagtttaaTCTACGGTTTCAAGTACTGCTGTTTCATAgtatgatccacctaagatttggatcttcttcatttttaagcttagcatggatgtataatacatatgctaaggtgggccacactataagggCCGCACAATCTTAGGTGAGGCCAGCacagcacctaatccgctcccatctaTACTATGAGCATATTTGGTGAGTTTTTCTCTTCCAGTCTTCACTCTTAAAAAGACGTGCTTGAATCTCTATATTGGGAGTGGATTATGTGTGGCCTTGACCATcgtgcctaccttgatgtatgcactgtatgtccatattgttcatccatttttccaactgatTTTActgcataagcctaaaaatgaagtagattcaaatgtCAAGTGTACCCCACAGCATAGGAAACcgtagtgattgatcattaaaaccttttttgtaagtcacaaaagttttggataaagctagatatttgttttttatctttCATCTCGGTCTGCTTggccttatcaagaggttggatggcaaataaacattatgttgggtattacaatgggccctaaatggtttctaatggtgggtgttcaatcaccactgtttcctatggtgtgatccacctaagagtTATATCTGCTTCACTCTAAAATGCGATcacaatggatgaatagtgtggatacacAAAACATACATCTGCGACATCAAACTTAGGTACATATTGATACACATGCATATGTATAAATGCTCCGCGTTAGCATGGATCATGGGACTCGGGTTAGGAACTCTCCAGCCTCTCCCTAGCAAGGAACAGGCTGAGCtatgaggggccactgtgatgaatgGGTCTAtgtatgctgtccatccattttgtcatatcatttaagGGTATATGCTCAAgaataggcagatccaagacttaagtaaaccacacaatgaggattaaacttacaccattgaaaatttcttgatagctacaaaagttttggatcaagttgaatattcgtgttttgccttcatctaggtcaatgtgagcttatgaacagtttggatgacaaataaatattactgtggcccttaggaatgtttcaatgggggcgtcattttattttatttttttcttggtcTAATGGGGGCATCATTATTACACTGcttctttcttgtagtgtggtccagtcgAACCCTTCTCATTTTGGGCCaaaaatctaaaatgatatgctaAAATGGGCAGAAGGTGTTGATTAATCCATGCACTACAGTGTCTCTAATTGGTCCGAAATCAACAGTCAGCCTTACGAAACTTTTAATTGTGGACGTTCagccaccactgtttcctttgaaacggtacacttgagatttgaattttcttAATTTTCAGAAACACGTCCTAAACTGGTTGGAAGAatgaatggacagcttggatatagaacacatcattaaattaaggtgggcccaaccgcaAGGATAACACCACTGTGTTACCGAATTTCCTGCGTGATTGGTTAACTTCATCATTGATGTTGTCATTATTATGTATTAAATGCAATCAATGATGATGTATTAAATATAGTTAATAATGAGACAGTCCAATCACATTGCAGGATCCAGGCTAGGGCTTAAAGTAAGG
This DNA window, taken from Magnolia sinica isolate HGM2019 chromosome 14, MsV1, whole genome shotgun sequence, encodes the following:
- the LOC131225619 gene encoding ferritin-like catalase Nec2 isoform X1 gives rise to the protein MAVSGFSVSLLFFFLCLGYFAPGCLTEDPACVSPPPLNGTPIFPDDVDKIQFALNLEYLEAEFFLYGALGYGLDGVAPEIAQGGPPPIGGKKANLDRLTHQIIEEFGYEEVGHLRAIKSTVGGFPRPLIDISSKNFATIFDNAFEKPLSPPFDPYISSVNYLLASYVIPYVGLVGYVGTNPNINGYVSKRLLAGLLGVEAGQDAVIRALLYERADELVLPYKRTVAEFTARVSDLRNRLANCGIKDEGLFVPLQLGAENKTTSNILSANADSLSYARTPAEILRTVYGTGDESKPGGFFPEGGSGSIARGFLKTP